DNA sequence from the Malus domestica chromosome 11, GDT2T_hap1 genome:
TTGTCAGGCGTTTTCTTTGCTCTGTTGATAAGCCTGAACTGCCAGGCAAACCGACCAAAGCATGCCTTAGAGGATCAAGCTCTACTAATCTCATTACTTCTTCAACAAATTCCTGAAATGAAAGTAGTACAGTTATGTCAAAAACAAACTGGAAAGATGAGGAAAGACAAAGTGACCATAAATATCTGAAGAAGTATGAATCAGCTCACGAGTCTTTTCTCTTTGCTGACTTCCTTTGGCAgacgaagagaagaagaaaacagcAGGGATTCCTCAACTGTAACTTGAGGAGAATGTATGTCATTTTGCTCAACATATCCCGATATTCTGGCAAAAGTACGTTGCACTTTTGGGTAACCAGATATTCTGATATCTCCTTCAATGTATCCCCCAGTTTTCCTACCAGCAAGGACATCCATCAAAGTGGTCTTACCAGCTCCACTAGACCCAACTAAAGCAGTAAGAACGCCTGGTGAAAATACTCCGCTCACATTCGCCAAGAGTTGCAACTTATTTTCTGGTATTCCTTGCGACTTCATTTCCTAAAAGTTCAAACATCCCTCAGCTTGCATCAGCTAGAATATCCAAATCCACTACAAAAACGTGACGCACTATAATCTAGTTCGCATCACATATGTATAAAGAATAAAAGAACAAAAGGAAATCAAAAGCACCAAGGCAACAGACCTTTGGCATGTCAACAAAGTAATTAACATTATGGAAAGTCATTGTCAATGGCTGAAACGGTAAGATCATTCCCTTTTTGGGGCTGCTAGTTTCAGTCGATTTTGGGTTTGGTTCAGCCACTGCataatcaaattaattttttttagagataTTTTTTCTGATCACAAATATTACAACAAACCTGGTGCCACTTAAATATCAAATTATAAACAGATCACTTGGCAGATTTGGAGACTGACCATCTGCAGCAGGGCTCCCTTCTGTGTTGTCAACTGGAACCACTGTCTGGTTCTTCCTAAGTGCTGTCAATAACAATAACCTTCAGAGATCATTAAAACAAATATGAACACATAAAAACACACAAACCTTTGTTTAAACTTACGATTTAGGTAGAGCAAGGCCATAGTCACAAGGCCATTGAAAAGTATGGCATAAAGCAATAAGGCACCAACTCCAATCCAATACCAATGATCACCAGTTGGTAAGCTGTGTGAGTGAAGAATATTGTGCCCGATTGTGTCATCATTAACAGCAGATTTCTGCAAAGTAAGAGTGTCCAGAACCAGTAGAATTAATCCATATGAAGCCGAACAAAAGAATGTACTGATCCAAAGTTAACCATAAAGCTGAAGAGCATACCTTCATCCACCTTGTAGCAGCAAATTCGTTTACGGACATAGCTCGTTGCCCATAAGATAGTGGGGATACCCAAAAGGCCCAAACCCACCATGACTTAATGCTTGCTGAAGAAATAAACAaccaaattatcaaaataaaaaacaaaatatgaaaaaaccCTTGTGTGTTAAATTCTAACAATAACTAATCTCTGAATCAACAAAAGATTTTTAATACCTTTCGGAATGATGAATCCACCCAGCAAGAATATAATTAGTAGCGCAGCTGATCCAAATGTATTGGCAATGACCATATCTCGCGTAATAGAAGCCATGAACCGAAAGAGACCCAAAGCCATTTGGTGCACTGAGAACAGTAAAAGCATGAAACGGAAAAACCTGAAATATTTATGAAAAGTAATGAGTATTGAACAAACTGTAAGAATTTGAGCATCTTTGAGCATATGAGTAAACAGAGAATACCTTCCAGCAGCAGGAGCAAAACCAACAGTGTAGTATACGACACAAGACCATACAACAGCTTCAATAACGGAGTAAGGAATACGCAGAAGCCAACTCACGACAGACCATGCCCACGCAGGATGAAAGAAATTGTCCCTTTGCTTGTAAAAGACTGGGAGCCGAGATATCATAAGAGGCAGCTCAGAAAATCCATTAAACATCATGTGCACCAGCCCAAAAAACAAGCAAGAAAGATAAAGTTCTCCATGTCCCTCATCTGTCGGGTGTAGTCTTGTTCGCAGAAACATTGTGCATGTAACAAATCCAACAAATGCAACCTTTAAGAGACATAGAAAACTCGGATAAGAATCTGCTAAAAAtagaaattttcaaatttcaaatagcACTTTATATCTTCATTTGTTAGAAAGTTATATATCAAGTCGACTCCCAGTTGATAAAAACAATTCAACTAACTACAAACATATGGCACCCTGTTGACAATGATATTGATACCCAGCAAGAGACTAATTGTAGACAGGCAATGATACACAATTTTAAAATCAAGATTCGAAAGATGTACGAGAAGCACATAAGCAACAGAGTAAAGCATACCTGGAACGTCCTAAATATATAAAGAAACCTATGCCTGCTGATCAACAGGATTTCTCGCGAAAAGCATGCTTTACAAAGTTCCCATCTTGAGACTGCATATTTTGATTCTGCCAATGCTGCAGGATGAGTATTAGACTTATCATATGGATCCGAAAGCTCAGACTCCAGAGTCCTTCcaaatttggaatttttgaaGGCTTCGGCAATTTGTGGAACAGAAAGGTACACATATGGTTTCGATTTATCAGCCCAATACTGAGATTGGTCCTTTTTAGAAGTCACCTGGAAATAAAACAAGTTATACCAATGCAAGCAACCTAAAAAGATGAAATCATCTTGTTCTTTTACAATTATATATACCTCTTGAAGAAAATCTGCAACTCCCTTGCGTGGGGGTAGACGAAAGCCTAATGACTCGAAGAATTCCAATACTTGGGCACGAGGACCATGATAAACCACATGCCCTTCTGATAACAGCACCAGGTCATCAAACAGATCAAATGTCTCGGGCGCAGGCTGAAGAAGAGCCATTAGTATTGTCGCATCCATTAGATGAACAAAGTTCCGAGTGCATTTTACAATTTGGAATGTAGTAGAACTATCTAGTCCAGTAGAAATTTCATCCATAAATAGGGCTTTTCTTGGGCCAACAGCCATTTCTCCTGCAAAACCATTAGCTTAATTTTTACAATTGGATGAAGGGAAAGTCACAAAGGCAGCCGAAATCAGTTAAGAATTCCTACATTTGTAAATAAAAGACGTTTTTGGTTcttaaaaatgaaaacaaaaaatcatattgaTCTTGGATGCAATCAGTTAGAAATGCTCAAAGAgcttaaacaaaataaaacttcTCCAGCCAAAAAATGTAAACATAACCATTCAGCCGTACTCCAAATGAATTAAACATCAATCACTTCAAAATTATGTTTACAAATATTAACTCGGTTAAAGAATACATTTAAATTCATGATAGCGAGTGCGAGAGATACCTGTGGTGACCCTTTTCCTCTGTCCACCTGATACGCCTCTTACCATTTCGTTTCCAACAATTGTCTCTGAACATACATCAAGACCAAGCACTTTCAACACATAATCTGTTGAAACACTGTGCTTTTTACCGCCAACAGATGATGCCTGTGGATTGTGGATTCAAATTCATTACAAAGAACACATacggaaaaataaaataaaccctTTATTACTAAAACAGTTACAGAATccaaaattcattttttttttcttgtgtcaaaattaaattataataacaAACCttcatatatgcatcaatttctGGATCCGGCCTTATGTTCCTTTCCCTCTCTAACCGTACCAAATCGTTCATGTATGCTACAGCAtaaaacaattgacaaaaacaGCGGAAGAATATTACCAGTACTCGATTGAGAACATGAAATTGCTGAAATTAAGAATATCTACACATTGAATGTAACAAAATTGCAATTAACAGGAACACACCTGCAAAGCCTTCGCTTGCACCTTGACATCTAGCTGCAAAATCCAACGTTTCTCTTACGGTCAGTTCTCCAATATGATTATCTGTTTGGCTGATGTAAGCTGCAGTTCTTTGAACGCAAAACTCGTTGAGCTTATGGCCATTGTAGGTAATGGTACCGCTTTTCTGGAAAGAAAATCCCAAAGTGTTAAAAATGATGTATAACGCTATGCATGTGAGTTAAACCGAGACATTATATTTTTTAGCACATATTTCTTATGTGAGAATCAACACGCAATAAGGGATATCCTCTCATCAATTAATAGGGTGAAGAGAAGAATTGATCATATAAATATATTGAATGAAAGCGTAACGGTCTTTTcagtatttttcaaattttgaacagATGATTGTAGTTGGATTGGTGAACAGCGTTCGAAGAACTTCTAAAAAGGAAAGTGACCAAAACCATATACATACATAGAAGCAAACTGAAAGGGAAAGATGACTTACAAATTTACACACAAATTACAGCTTGTGACAAAAAAAGTATTTGCCAAAAAAGGAAATTTAAACAACTACTAATTGCTGACCTTTAAGTTGGGGTCAAGTTTTCCTGCAAGAGCCAAAAGCAAAGTGGATTTTCCAGAACCTGGAGGACCTAAAAGCAATGTCATCCTAATAAAGGAAAACAATAGATGcattaaataaaaggaaaactaataaaaagttcaaaaaaaaaactttagttttaatgaaaaatgacaaataaatgtgTAGTGCATAGTATCAGAGAAtggtaaaaatgtagttttttgttaaaagtgaacaataccgggagtgtttcattaaaactcccttaaataaattacacTTGTATGCTGATATATGGTTACACAACACATGATAGAAGTGaatttaaaactaaattaaATTGCATTTAAACTAAACATATTTTTTACttctaaatcaattaaaaaaggTACTTCTAACACGAAAACAATAATTACCTTCCGGGTTTAACAACGCCTCTAATGTTGTTCAAAATGGTTAAAGAATGTCTCTTAGGTCGAAATATCCTCAAACCAGTTAACAAACCCTGCATTCAAATATATAGTAGCACTATCAGATATATCATTTTGCATGTGATTTAATATCTAAGTGGATACAATGTTAGATTTATATACATGTGTCCCGGATTCGAAACTACTTCATCTCCTAAGAAATGTCATTttgaaagtgaaaaaaaatgataattgaGCTTTCTTGGATAATTATTTATTACATACCTCTAAAGCATTACGACTATAGTTGATTAGAGTAGGCAAGGCTCTTGATCCAGTCTGAACGTTTGCCACCACTTTCAGATTATCATACCGTACTTCAACCTTTGCGACCTCCAATCCCACTCTTCAATTAAcacaacaagaacaaataaattCAGACAAACAAATTAAAGGTAAACAAAATTACTAACCATATAAAGAAATTAACCAGCATTTGATGAAGCTTCGGCTTCAAATTAGTATAAAGAAATTAACCATGCATCCCAAATTTGGTAAGTTAATTTGTATTCGCAGTAGGATTTGcccttaaaaacaaaaataattgcaATATATTTGattaaaaccaagaaaaaaaaacctacaCATGTGGTATTGTGCAAATAGTTTTACAAAAATTGCATACTTAATTAACGTAGCTCCTAAATTTCTTCGAAAATATAATTACAGAAGAAAATTCAACGTCTCTAAATTGTCTATAACATTCATGTTTTTTTTCGTAAAAGTGTTTTCGACTATGAAACATAACGAaaattttagggaactttaacgaaaagcacccggtactgttcactttaacgaaaaaccacatttttacactaaaaagtcaatcatgatactattcactttaccctttattttgtccttatcattaaaactcaaagttttcaagcccttttcattagttttcctaaaattttaagcatgtTCATACTCTGATGCTTCCCCTATATGCGGGTCCCACCGGCCAATCACATGCATGCAAGAAAAAATCACTCCTTTTTTCTCAAGttttcccttttgttttgaaaaaaaataatttctgaaaATTAATCTAAACCCATATTTCTTCTGTGATCTTCAACCATACACCAAATCCATgaactagagagagaaagaggagatatatagatagatagagagagagagagagagagagagagaatggccGTTCGTACTTATCGAGACGCTCTTTAACAGCGGAGAGCAAGAGATAGTTATCTTGATCGTTAGTGGCCAACGCTTTTTTGACGACGAGCTCCCGATTGAACCGATCCAGCTTCCTCACGTCGACCGTCTCCACCTTTTCGCCACCGCTTCTTCCATCGGACTCCCTCTTCCTCACCAGCGCCGTGTTCGTCCGCCTCTGCGACGGCAACCTCCCGATCGCCGCCCACATCAGCTCCTCCTCGTCCTCCGCCACGGACTCGGCATTCGAAGGCCGAGCGAACGACTCGTTCCCCGCCTCTATCTCGAAGTACTCGCTCCCGTTCGACGCCGCCGCCATTGTTGCTGCCGCACCACCTCCGGCCGATCTCGACCGTCCGATcactcaccctctctctctctctgttaatTTTTTGAGAGATCTCTTAGTTCCGAGAGTTTCGATTTAACCagaaatcctaacagacttggAGAGAAATGAGGACTGTTGGGAATCATGGGCATGCACGAGTACTCTGAGCTGTGGGGGCATTATGGTCATTTTATATGTGGGCTAAAAGTTAAAGCCCCGCGAATTTTGAAGACTGCGTGTTTCCGATTTTGCCCTCGGCGTTTTCGTTTCCGGAGGGGGAAACGCGATGCGATTGGAACAGCTTTCGTTCTAGAAGTTTGGGGTTCGTTTTGGGAAGGAAATTTCTTTTCTGGTCCGGTTCTTAAGGTGTTGGTACTAATTAAAGTTTTCtggaattacaaattaaaatcgATTTTAATTGGTTTGTAATTAATTAGTTGAGTGAGCATatgttataattttgttcttgaaaacataatatttcaagaaattaaattttgttgtCTATCTgcaaagagaaatgctaagggacTATATTTTCGAAAACTCTACGATACTTCACATTTAACGTTAATTTGCgtactaatattataaaatattatgccaAAAATTTCGAAAACTCTACGATACTTCACATTTAACGTTAATTTGCgtactaatattataaaatattatgccaAAAATCTGAGGCGGAAAAAAGTCTCACTTTTTAGAAAGTCTTATTAACATTTCTCTTCTGCAAATTATGTGTAATTACTTTCTTGAAAAAACAATATGTGGGTGTGTTTATTGCAAGAAAAGTAATCGTTAGTAATGTCCCAAATTTTTAGTGTAATCGAAACACAAGCTCATACATTATTTGTTATCATAGTATAGGTGGAGAATGAGTATATTTTCGAGTGCTCATTCACTTGTTCACAAGACATGGAGCCATGATGTACCAATTTGTATACTAAATTCATGAAAACATCTCTGGTCGCGATGAACTTAGGATTTTATTACTGTTTGCCTCATtaactttaaatttaattacGAGCCTCACTAATCTTTTAAAATGTACCGATCTGTCTCATAACattattgatttattattttcgTCAAGTTTCATCTGCTTAAGTGGTGGAGATTAACAATTCTCATCGAATTATTCATAATTGTAAACCATAATGTTAAATCAATATTTTTAttccaacttaaaaaataaacatcgTCATATTACTATATAGCACATTTTAAGGTACGAAAGTGCTATTCACACGACTATTTTTGTCTCCCACactcttgtttatttttatcattgattttcttcaattcataaaACTGAGAAGAGGATGTGAAACATAAAAATGATCGTGTGAATAGCACTAAGTATTTCTTcttatttaatttgtttgagAATAGCATGTTTTATAGTTTGTCTGACATGTTTCTGGATCGTACAGGATTTGTAGCCACCCGCCACTGCTTTTGTGGGTCTTCAACGTGGATGATTCAAGACGACGCGCATTGGCAGGAAACAATCGCCATCATGTcacataacacacacacactcaacTCATACACTTTCAGTCTCAGATGCTCCTCTGTCACTTGGTGTGATTATATCTCCCGTTACATGACATGCGTCCGGTTAATTTTATTTCAAGAAGATTGTGTTATtcgtacatttttattttattttatacacatatttattaatttttgtctccacctcgtaaattttttttgagaaagGTAGTGTTATCCAGACACTCCTATTTACCTTCCAGacattcttgttaatttttgtccgttgatttttttttaatccattcGACCCGAcgaccaaaaattaaaagaagtgtataaaaagtaaaaatgagtgagaatagtacaacacttaaaaaaaaatcaacctgCTTTATTTTTTAGTGTATACACTTTATACgcttgtatatataattatgtcTCTCTTCATCTGACTATGTCCTATAAAACATAAAACTTGTCCTATTTAATGTTTTGTGCAATATTTGATACCCAAACGAGAAAGTTCATATACTTATTTTGTGTGAATATACTTTTCATCACGTACGCAACATAAACTGGTGACACACAAGAATATCTCCTCGAGCAGATTCATACCGCATCATGATGTTGGGTTTATACCAAGTGACCACATCTTTGTGTTGGCTTTCTACTGCGTCATTACGTCTTTCAGTTGTCGATATTTAACAGTTCACAGAGTTTTGCCGTTCAAATACGACATGATACCGTCAAAATGTTTCCAAAATTGGGGTATGACATGACCAGCATATGTGAGATTGACCACATTGATCCGAGGAACATgtgaaaggtgtaaaaatactCACACCCCTCTTGTGACAATTCCATAAAAATCAATTCACGATATTAGAACGAAAAATGCGTGAAGTTGTGAatcattatttttctttcactGTAAAGGTGAGTTACACCAGTTGGTCTATGCTCAAGTTCGAATCTCCTTCCTCTTAGATTTGAGTATCGTCTTGTCAAATATCTTTCACGAAGATTACtttgataaaatgacaaaaagaaCGTTACACAATGTCATGTTCAGCATCATACACACAAAAATTAAAGTTTCCGGAGGCGAGAAGAAACATTCTTGTATGGGGAAGGTCTTATGCAAACCCTAACTCACAGAGAAGCGGAGCACACAAACATGTTTCCAAAATTGGGGTAATGTGAGATTAATCACATTGATCCGTGGAACATGTGAAAGGTGTTAAAAAAACTCACACCCCTCTTGTGACAATTCCATAAAAAGCAATTGACGATTTTAGAACGAAAAATGCATGAAGTTGTGAATCATTATCTTTCTTTCACTGCAAAGGTGAGTTAAGCCAGTTTTTATGTACTCGAGTTCGAATCTCCTTCCTCTTAGATTTGagtaatttagtaaatatattgtGTTGTCAAACATCTTTCACGAAGATTACTTGATAAGATGACAAAAAGAACATTACACAACGTCATGTTGAGCAtcatacacaaaaaaaaaattaaagtttccGGAGGCGAACAGCGACTGTAAGAAGCATTCCTGTATGGGGTAGGTCTTATGCGAACCCTAACTCACAGAGAGGCGGAGCACATAAACATGCATCCGCCTCGCTGTTAGCAGGGGAATCGCATAGGACCTGCCCAAACGAAAGAACTTATCTTCTAGATGCTGACAAAAGTAGAGAGATGCTAAAACACTAACAATGCTATGTCAAAAAGCTTTCACCCAATATGATAAACAAGGGGCGAAGGATTGGATTACCTGTACAGGCTTGGCAGACGGAAAATCTCAAAACCAAAAAACTTCTACTCTGCAGATTGGATATCAGAGAACGCCGTCCACGCTTTACATTTGTAATCAGCGTTTGACCTTGAGAGTATATTGACTTGATTTTGAGGCAGATTTTTTGGACTTTAAATTCTTGCCCTTAGGGGGGAACTTGTCATCATCAGAATCATCGTTTTCATCCCCAAACTTCCGGTTCCTCTTCTTCTCAGCTCCGGAACAGACAATAATCTTCCCTTCATCCTTCAGTTCCACAGGCTCGCACTTTTCCTTCGGCCGCCAAATGAAAAGTGACCTGAACAAGTGACATGGTTAAGAAGACATATCATTATGATGATGTAGGGAATTCCAAGTTTGATCATTTACATAATGCCAGTACAATTAGTGGATGAGTGTAACAGTGCCCAAACCTTGAACTGCCCGATGCCAAAACATCATCACGTGGATGTAGCTTGTTCACTGGACTGATTGTAGTGATGTTTGGATCCATGACCTCAGCAACTAGTTGTCCTGTGGTTATGTCTATGAAATCAATGGGATGCAGGGCAGCTCCGTTATAGTTTTCACTTATGTAACGACCAATAACTGCAAGGGACTCTGCCGAGTCCTGGACCAAAAAGCAAGATACATTTTCAGAGATGAAACGAGATCTTAGTAATGAAAAGAGAAATACTTCAGTCAAAACTATTACCTTTGGATCCCATTCAGCTTTGAAAGGAGTCAGATGACGATTGAAATCATGACTGTGTACAATCTCTCGGCTTGGGGTATCCATATTGCCAAATATAGAGTCCCATATACGAATACGGTTATCCTGTGAAGTGCTAAGAATTTTGCTGCCAGACATCGGAGAAAAATATGCAGAGTTAACAACACGGCTGTGTGCAAGGTCGTATATGGAAGAACCAGCTTCAATTCGACGAATGTCCCATATACGAGCCTACAAAAGGAATTAAGTCTTAGATATTTTACCATATAGGTGAAAACAGACAATATAGGCATGCAGAGAATTCCAGACAACCAAGCAATCCATAAATGTTTCAAATTTGTTAATCAGAAACTTACAAAGTGATCATTTCCACAACTCAGTAGAAGGTCAGGCAGCAATGGATTGCAGTGGAGTCCAACTACTTTGCTACCTTTCTTATGGATCAAAATTGGCTTCCCAGTTTTGTCATTGGAGCGAGAATCAACCCTAtaccataaaacaaattaacaattaaagcaatatattaaccaaccccaaaaaagaaatcaaagcaAGGACTAATTGTCTTGCCAAATATTCTAGCTGGGGAAAATATGACATCTGACAGGGAATGGGGGAAGAATGGAAACACATGCTAAACAATGTCACTGTATCAACTGACTACACAATTCAATAGTTGCATGCACATTTCCCGTTTCTTTAGTATCCGATTATATCTCTCTTTATCTCATTTAAGAACTTCATGTAAAAAACCACGTAAAATATACTTACATGTACAGAAAGCCAAAGTTGTCAGCAACAAGCACAACACCTTTTTCTGCATTGATATCCATTCCATAAAGCATTCTCCAGCTGTTTGGCCCCTAAAAACAATCCatatacacaaatcagtttctATAAAATTAAACTGAGACTAAGATGAACGACTTTATATGTTAAGCATTAAGATTGCAACTAACTAAGACGAACAGTGACACGACAAGCTTTTCAAATTGAGAAACAGGCTCAACAATGTAACAACCGAGAGAAAAACACAGTTACATGTGTTTGTGTGTTATCTATATAATAACAGCAAACTAGAGGAAAGAAGTGATGGACAAAAAACCacaaaagaaaacatgaaatatTGTAACTTTTGACGGCAGTTGCATCCTTCAAACATTTGTTAGGCAGTGACAAAAGCTTCATCACTCCTTCATGACATCCATTCATTAACAACAAAAATGGTTAGGAATACGATTACCTGCCATCCATCAGGGTTAAGGTTCATCAGAGATAATGAAATTCCAGTCTCCAAATCAGTGCAACTAATAGTTCCATCTGAGGATGCACCATATACTGTATCATCACTTGCAGGTTTAAACCTGCAAGAGTTTTAATGTGTAAACTTTTTCTGTTATGGAAACAATAAAATCAGCATAAAGTGTGCATGTGTGTGCATGAAAACATGTATGTGCgtgcataaaaataaataaataaagaactcACTTCATGTTGTTGAGTATACAAGAGTGTACATTTCCATAAACAATCTTTTCATGTACTTTGACAAAATCCCATACTCCAAGTTGTCCTTTCTTGACAATGAACCACAGCCGAAGAGATGCAAACGATCATTAAACATCATTAAATTTATGTTAGTCAACCATCATTAAACAATCAAAATCTTGAGCAACATaaacctcaaccaagtcaaaacaAAAGCTATAGGTGAGACTTACCTTATCTCCAGATAAAAGGATGTTATTCTTCGTTGGATGGAACTCTAAGCTAGTCACCCGTCTACTGTGATACCTGATAACCGCACAACTTACTTGATCTGGGATCACATGTGCTGTCTTGATCTATCaaaatgcaaaagaaaatataaaaaattcataacACTAGAAATAATAAACGTCGAAAACAAGAGCAAACTtgctctgcaaaaaaaaaaatgcagaaacATAACAAATACACCACCACAGCATTACTGCCATTACATACTCGCCAAAGGAGTAAAAAGTTCGATTCACATGATTTAGCAAGTGAAAACCAATACAAACGCACAAAGAGTTGGCTTGTCATGCATTCATCAAAGCTCATCGCATCAAATGTAGTCATAGTACGGCTAAAAAGAGACTGGTACATAGTAGGATCGACATAATAGTTGCCTGAAAATTTTCTGTAAGCAGCAAACATAAAACCAACAAATTTCAGCTAACACAAGGCACATAGTTAAGGTATACCGGAGCAACACGAGGTCTAATCTGGCGTTCGAACATATACTCCAGCGCGTTACGGGTATTTTTATGGGGTGCTGGGACAACCCCATGCTCAGTAGCCACTCGGTGTGGGCATGCCACTGTAGTGTGGCCTTTAATACACAAGACCCACATAGAAAAACACACAATTAAGACAAACATTACATAAAGTTACCA
Encoded proteins:
- the LOC103447398 gene encoding ABC transporter G family member 31 isoform X1, which translates into the protein MAAASNGSEYFEIEAGNESFARPSNAESVAEDEEELMWAAIGRLPSQRRTNTALVRKRESDGRSGGEKVETVDVRKLDRFNRELVVKKALATNDQDNYLLLSAVKERLDKVGLEVAKVEVRYDNLKVVANVQTGSRALPTLINYSRNALEGLLTGLRIFRPKRHSLTILNNIRGVVKPGRMTLLLGPPGSGKSTLLLALAGKLDPNLKKSGTITYNGHKLNEFCVQRTAAYISQTDNHIGELTVRETLDFAARCQGASEGFAAYMNDLVRLERERNIRPDPEIDAYMKASSVGGKKHSVSTDYVLKVLGLDVCSETIVGNEMVRGVSGGQRKRVTTGEMAVGPRKALFMDEISTGLDSSTTFQIVKCTRNFVHLMDATILMALLQPAPETFDLFDDLVLLSEGHVVYHGPRAQVLEFFESLGFRLPPRKGVADFLQEVTSKKDQSQYWADKSKPYVYLSVPQIAEAFKNSKFGRTLESELSDPYDKSNTHPAALAESKYAVSRWELCKACFSREILLISRHRFLYIFRTFQVAFVGFVTCTMFLRTRLHPTDEGHGELYLSCLFFGLVHMMFNGFSELPLMISRLPVFYKQRDNFFHPAWAWSVVSWLLRIPYSVIEAVVWSCVVYYTVGFAPAAGRYSLFTHMLKDAQILTVCSILITFHKYFRFFRFMLLLFSVHQMALGLFRFMASITRDMVIANTFGSAALLIIFLLGGFIIPKASIKSWWVWAFWVSPLSYGQRAMSVNEFAATRWMKKSAVNDDTIGHNILHSHSLPTGDHWYWIGVGALLLYAILFNGLVTMALLYLNPLRKNQTVVPVDNTEGSPAADVAEPNPKSTETSSPKKGMILPFQPLTMTFHNVNYFVDMPKEMKSQGIPENKLQLLANVSGVFSPGVLTALVGSSGAGKTTLMDVLAGRKTGGYIEGDIRISGYPKVQRTFARISGYVEQNDIHSPQVTVEESLLFSSSLRLPKEVSKEKRLEFVEEVMRLVELDPLRHALVGLPGSSGLSTEQRKRLTIAVELVANPSIIFMDEPTSGLDARAAAIVMRTVRNTVDTGRTVVCTIHQPSIDIFEAFDELLLMKRGGQVIYGGKLGLHSQTMINYFQGINGISPIPSGYNPATWMLEVTTPACEERIGKDFANVYRNSDQYREVEESIKQFSIPPSGSEPLKFASTYSQTTLSQFLICLWKQNLVYWRSPHYNAMRLIFTTISALVFGSAFWNVGTKRDSPQALMMVMGALYAACLFLGVNNASSVQPIVSIERTVFYREKAAGMYSPLAYAAAQGLVEIPYIAVQTIVYGVITYFMVHFERTLRKFLLYIVFMFLTFTYFTFYGMAAVGLTSSQHLAAVVSSAFYSLWNLLSGFLVPKPHIPGWWMWFYYICPVAWTLRGIITSQLGDVETTMKGPTFQGTVKEYLEVNLGYGPGMIGVSVAVLVCFCLLFFSVFALSVKFLNFQKR
- the LOC103447398 gene encoding ABC transporter G family member 31 isoform X2 — protein: MAAASNGSEYFEIEAGNESFARPSNAESVAEDEEELMWAAIGRLPSQRRTNTALVRKRESDGRSGGEKVETVDVRKLDRFNRELVVKKALATNDQDNYLLLSAVKERLDKVGLEVAKVEVRYDNLKVVANVQTGSRALPTLINYSRNALEGLLTGLRIFRPKRHSLTILNNIRGVVKPGRMTLLLGPPGSGKSTLLLALAGKLDPNLKKSGTITYNGHKLNEFCVQRTAAYISQTDNHIGELTVRETLDFAARCQGASEGFAAYMNDLVRLERERNIRPDPEIDAYMKASSVGGKKHSVSTDYVLKVLGLDVCSETIVGNEMVRGVSGGQRKRVTTGEMAVGPRKALFMDEISTGLDSSTTFQIVKCTRNFVHLMDATILMALLQPAPETFDLFDDLVLLSEGHVVYHGPRAQVLEFFESLGFRLPPRKGVADFLQEVTSKKDQSQYWADKSKPYVYLSVPQIAEAFKNSKFGRTLESELSDPYDKSNTHPAALAESKYAVSRWELCKACFSREILLISRHRFLYIFRTFQVAFVGFVTCTMFLRTRLHPTDEGHGELYLSCLFFGLVHMMFNGFSELPLMISRLPVFYKQRDNFFHPAWAWSVVSWLLRIPYSVIEAVVWSCVVYYTVGFAPAAGRFFRFMLLLFSVHQMALGLFRFMASITRDMVIANTFGSAALLIIFLLGGFIIPKASIKSWWVWAFWVSPLSYGQRAMSVNEFAATRWMKKSAVNDDTIGHNILHSHSLPTGDHWYWIGVGALLLYAILFNGLVTMALLYLNPLRKNQTVVPVDNTEGSPAADVAEPNPKSTETSSPKKGMILPFQPLTMTFHNVNYFVDMPKEMKSQGIPENKLQLLANVSGVFSPGVLTALVGSSGAGKTTLMDVLAGRKTGGYIEGDIRISGYPKVQRTFARISGYVEQNDIHSPQVTVEESLLFSSSLRLPKEVSKEKRLEFVEEVMRLVELDPLRHALVGLPGSSGLSTEQRKRLTIAVELVANPSIIFMDEPTSGLDARAAAIVMRTVRNTVDTGRTVVCTIHQPSIDIFEAFDELLLMKRGGQVIYGGKLGLHSQTMINYFQGINGISPIPSGYNPATWMLEVTTPACEERIGKDFANVYRNSDQYREVEESIKQFSIPPSGSEPLKFASTYSQTTLSQFLICLWKQNLVYWRSPHYNAMRLIFTTISALVFGSAFWNVGTKRDSPQALMMVMGALYAACLFLGVNNASSVQPIVSIERTVFYREKAAGMYSPLAYAAAQGLVEIPYIAVQTIVYGVITYFMVHFERTLRKFLLYIVFMFLTFTYFTFYGMAAVGLTSSQHLAAVVSSAFYSLWNLLSGFLVPKPHIPGWWMWFYYICPVAWTLRGIITSQLGDVETTMKGPTFQGTVKEYLEVNLGYGPGMIGVSVAVLVCFCLLFFSVFALSVKFLNFQKR